The following coding sequences lie in one Mucilaginibacter sp. KACC 22773 genomic window:
- a CDS encoding helix-turn-helix domain-containing protein: protein MITNTSLDDFYKRNGAALPDRIAREIGHFNVFESEKLFNKVDGTRIMPYSRRAYYKISWLRGKSKAEYADKVIDVKGNALLFATPKIPYNWVPENSDQTGMFCIFTPDFFWPVKSGVILDELPIFQPGYTPVFQLSTEEITEIEYIFRKMHREMEADYKYKYDLLRNLVLELIHYGQKLQPLSALSDAQNASERIYALFIELLERQFPIESVHQRLVLRTAKDYADRLAVHVNHLNKVLKEVTGNTTTHLIANRVTQEAKILLKQTDWNVAEISNALGFDDNAQFCNYFKKQTSFSPTSFRLKDQE from the coding sequence ATGATCACTAATACCTCATTGGACGATTTTTATAAAAGGAACGGTGCCGCGCTGCCCGATCGCATTGCGCGTGAAATCGGCCATTTTAACGTTTTTGAAAGCGAAAAGCTTTTTAACAAAGTAGATGGCACCCGCATCATGCCATACAGCCGTCGCGCTTATTATAAGATTAGTTGGTTAAGAGGTAAAAGTAAAGCGGAATATGCGGATAAAGTGATCGATGTAAAAGGAAATGCCTTATTGTTTGCTACGCCGAAGATTCCCTATAACTGGGTGCCGGAGAACAGTGATCAGACAGGCATGTTCTGTATATTCACGCCAGATTTCTTTTGGCCGGTGAAAAGTGGTGTTATTTTGGACGAACTGCCGATCTTTCAGCCAGGATATACGCCGGTTTTTCAGTTATCAACTGAGGAAATCACCGAGATCGAATACATATTTCGGAAAATGCACCGGGAAATGGAAGCTGATTACAAGTACAAATATGACCTGCTCCGCAACCTGGTGCTGGAACTTATCCATTATGGGCAGAAGTTACAGCCGTTATCTGCATTAAGTGACGCACAAAATGCTTCGGAGCGAATTTATGCTTTGTTTATTGAACTGCTTGAAAGGCAATTTCCAATCGAATCCGTTCACCAAAGGCTTGTTCTAAGAACAGCAAAGGATTACGCGGATCGTTTAGCGGTACATGTTAATCATTTAAATAAAGTGTTAAAGGAAGTGACCGGAAACACGACCACCCATCTGATTGCTAACCGGGTAACACAGGAAGCAAAGATTCTGCTTAAACAAACGGATTGGAATGTTGCAGAGATCTCTAATGCATTAGGATTTGACGATAACGCACAATTTTGCAATTATTTCAAGAAACAGACTTCTTTTTCACCTACATCTTTCAGGCTTAAGGATCAGGAATAA
- a CDS encoding SDR family NAD(P)-dependent oxidoreductase, with protein sequence MTNLSGKVALVTGSARGIGKAIAERYASLGADIVINYTRDETAANATVESIKKLGRNAIAIRCDVSKTAEIRNLFETAKQSLGKIDIVVVNAGVELVGIPVADFSEEQFDHMFGINTKGAFFTMQEAAKHVADNGRIIYISSSTSGYPRAGYALHGGSKVAPEYLVRILAQELGKRGITVNSILPTATEGAGVNANIQDKVRIQKFIDEFAPMGRLAVVEDVANVAEFFAGELSSFVSGQHLLLSGGGLT encoded by the coding sequence ATGACTAATTTATCAGGTAAAGTGGCTTTGGTCACCGGTTCCGCCAGGGGAATCGGGAAAGCGATTGCCGAACGGTACGCAAGCCTTGGAGCAGATATAGTGATCAATTATACGCGGGATGAAACGGCGGCAAACGCCACCGTCGAAAGTATTAAAAAACTTGGGAGGAATGCTATTGCTATCCGATGTGATGTATCAAAGACCGCGGAAATCAGGAACTTATTTGAAACGGCGAAACAATCGCTTGGCAAGATCGATATCGTTGTCGTTAACGCCGGTGTTGAATTGGTAGGGATACCTGTGGCAGATTTCTCGGAAGAGCAATTTGACCATATGTTCGGGATCAACACCAAAGGTGCCTTTTTTACAATGCAGGAAGCCGCAAAACACGTGGCTGACAATGGAAGAATCATTTATATTAGTTCCAGCACCTCCGGCTATCCCAGAGCGGGCTATGCGTTACATGGCGGCAGCAAAGTAGCACCTGAATATTTGGTCAGAATATTGGCACAGGAACTTGGAAAACGTGGGATTACCGTAAATTCCATTCTGCCGACAGCGACCGAGGGCGCAGGGGTTAACGCAAACATTCAGGACAAGGTGCGCATCCAAAAATTCATCGACGAGTTTGCGCCGATGGGCCGCCTGGCGGTTGTGGAAGACGTTGCGAATGTGGCAGAGTTTTTTGCCGGTGAATTATCATCTTTTGTGAGCGGTCAGCATCTATTGTTGAGCGGGGGCGGCCTGACCTAA
- a CDS encoding SDR family NAD(P)-dependent oxidoreductase, translated as METPEIRIALVTGGSRGLGRNTVLSLAKKGVSSIFTYNSAKDEADKVAELAAKEGVKAIALKLDTGDIASFDGFVEQVKAALKEMGSDTLNYLVNNAGISHHNTIVKTTEEELDKLYNVNFKGVFFLTQKLLPIISDGGSIVNISTGLTRFCVQESGPYAALKGAIEVHTRYLAKELGPRGIKVNSVAPGAIQTDFSGGAVRDNPEANKFVSSVTALGRPGLPDDIGPMVASLLSEDNRWVNAQRIEVSGGMFL; from the coding sequence ATGGAAACACCAGAAATTAGGATCGCATTAGTAACAGGAGGTAGCCGCGGACTTGGCCGTAATACCGTACTAAGCCTCGCCAAAAAAGGGGTTAGTTCAATTTTTACCTATAACTCAGCTAAAGATGAAGCCGATAAAGTTGCTGAACTGGCTGCGAAGGAAGGCGTAAAAGCAATCGCGCTAAAGTTAGATACAGGCGATATCGCGTCGTTTGATGGCTTTGTTGAGCAGGTAAAAGCAGCTTTGAAAGAAATGGGGTCGGATACGTTAAACTATTTGGTCAACAATGCAGGTATATCCCATCACAACACCATCGTAAAAACGACAGAGGAAGAGCTTGATAAACTTTATAATGTAAATTTTAAAGGCGTCTTTTTCTTAACGCAAAAACTTTTGCCCATCATAAGCGATGGCGGCAGTATCGTTAATATATCAACCGGCCTTACGCGGTTTTGCGTCCAAGAAAGTGGCCCTTATGCGGCACTTAAAGGGGCGATAGAGGTTCATACCCGTTACCTTGCCAAAGAATTGGGCCCACGGGGCATTAAGGTCAATTCCGTAGCTCCGGGCGCGATCCAGACTGATTTTAGTGGCGGCGCTGTAAGGGATAATCCGGAAGCCAATAAATTCGTTTCGAGTGTAACTGCACTTGGCCGTCCCGGCCTACCGGATGACATCGGTCCAATGGTTGCTTCCTTATTATCCGAAGACAATCGTTGGGTAAACGCACAGCGTATCGAAGTTTCGGGTGGTATGTTTTTATAG
- a CDS encoding aldo/keto reductase — protein MENIKKIKLGSQGLAVPAIGLGTMGMTKNGEFEVYGSANEAESIATIHRSLELGSNLLDTADIYGPFDNERLIAKAIKGNRDAYIIASKFGYEITDEGTMTWAYNGTKAYVKNAIERSLKNLGTDFIDLYYLHRLDPNTPIEETVSAMAELVQEGKIGYIGLSEVSSSTIRRAHAVHPITAIETEYSLFERSVEEAGILDTLKELGIGFVAYSPLSRGFLTGNIKGADDFNENDFRKLFPKFQGEQFDKNLALVREISKLAEEKQISISQLAIAWVIAKGHIPIPGTKRIKYLEQNIAAASIELTALEMDRLEAIVPLGTKTGDRYDAFSMQAIDQ, from the coding sequence ATGGAAAATATAAAAAAAATAAAATTAGGCAGCCAGGGGCTTGCAGTTCCTGCCATTGGGCTAGGAACAATGGGCATGACCAAGAATGGCGAGTTTGAAGTTTACGGGTCGGCTAATGAAGCAGAATCCATCGCGACCATCCACCGTTCATTAGAGCTGGGCAGTAACCTGTTAGACACGGCAGATATCTACGGGCCTTTCGATAACGAAAGGCTGATTGCCAAAGCGATTAAAGGGAACAGGGATGCCTACATTATCGCCTCTAAGTTCGGTTACGAAATAACGGATGAGGGCACGATGACCTGGGCATACAATGGAACAAAAGCCTATGTGAAAAATGCCATTGAGCGTTCACTTAAGAATTTAGGTACCGACTTCATTGATCTCTATTACCTGCACCGCCTTGATCCGAACACGCCCATAGAAGAAACAGTTAGCGCTATGGCTGAACTAGTTCAGGAAGGAAAAATAGGATACATCGGACTTTCAGAAGTTTCTTCCTCAACTATCCGGAGAGCACATGCTGTACACCCTATCACCGCTATTGAAACGGAGTATTCCTTATTTGAACGTTCTGTGGAAGAAGCAGGCATTTTAGATACTTTGAAAGAATTAGGTATTGGGTTTGTTGCTTATTCTCCCTTGAGCCGTGGTTTTCTTACCGGTAATATCAAAGGTGCTGATGACTTTAATGAAAATGATTTTAGGAAATTGTTTCCGAAGTTCCAGGGTGAACAATTTGATAAGAATTTAGCCTTGGTCAGGGAAATTTCGAAACTAGCGGAAGAAAAACAGATCAGTATATCACAATTAGCCATAGCATGGGTTATAGCAAAGGGGCATATTCCTATCCCGGGCACAAAAAGGATTAAGTACCTGGAACAGAATATAGCTGCCGCATCCATCGAATTAACAGCATTGGAAATGGACAGACTGGAAGCAATTGTTCCCTTGGGGACTAAAACGGGCGACCGCTACGATGCATTCAGCATGCAGGCGATAGATCAATAA
- a CDS encoding helix-turn-helix domain-containing protein, with translation MKKETGPYVINSISEQHRLLSLPKPQHPLISVFRYEDIKYNTEELSNAFIMNFFCVALKRNFKGKLKYGQNYYDFDEGVMSFISPNQLLSATTDDSPTEGYCLLFHPSFIAHYPLGKTIKNFGFFSYAFNEALHLSEKEEDMVIGIFKSIAQEYAHSIDTFSQDVMVSHIELLLNYCNRFYARQFITRKSENIDILSKMETLLMTYYREGEIKTLPTVQYVAGSLNVSADYLSDMLRNLTGQTTQQHIHEFIINRAKEKLSTTKLPVSEIAYQLGFEYPQSFNKLFKNKTNLSPLVFRNSFN, from the coding sequence ATGAAAAAAGAAACAGGGCCGTACGTGATCAATTCTATCTCTGAACAGCATCGGCTACTTTCATTGCCGAAGCCCCAGCATCCACTGATCAGTGTATTCCGGTACGAAGACATTAAATATAATACTGAAGAACTGTCAAATGCGTTTATCATGAATTTCTTTTGCGTCGCCCTCAAAAGAAATTTTAAAGGGAAGTTGAAATATGGCCAGAACTATTATGATTTTGATGAGGGTGTCATGTCTTTTATTTCGCCCAATCAATTATTATCCGCAACAACCGATGATAGTCCGACAGAGGGCTATTGTCTCCTATTTCATCCATCATTTATTGCTCATTATCCTTTGGGTAAAACCATAAAAAATTTCGGGTTTTTCTCGTATGCATTTAACGAAGCGCTGCATCTTTCCGAAAAAGAAGAAGACATGGTTATCGGTATTTTTAAAAGTATAGCACAGGAATATGCGCATTCGATTGACACGTTCAGTCAGGATGTGATGGTATCACACATCGAATTGTTACTTAATTACTGTAACCGATTTTATGCAAGGCAATTTATTACCCGAAAGAGCGAAAACATCGATATCCTTTCAAAAATGGAAACTCTTTTAATGACTTATTACAGGGAAGGAGAAATAAAAACTCTTCCAACTGTGCAATATGTGGCAGGAAGCTTGAATGTGTCCGCAGATTATTTGAGCGATATGCTACGAAACCTGACCGGTCAAACAACACAGCAACACATTCATGAATTTATCATCAACAGGGCAAAAGAAAAACTGAGTACTACCAAATTACCGGTAAGCGAAATAGCTTATCAATTAGGTTTTGAATATCCCCAATCATTCAACAAGCTTTTCAAGAATAAAACCAACCTCTCACCATTAGTCTTTCGGAATTCCTTTAATTAA
- a CDS encoding HD domain-containing protein: MDFEQLQKQIDFIHEIDKVKYIQRKTRLFNSDRAENDAEHSWHLALMALILSGHRNEDIDLLKVIKMLLIHDLVEIDAGDIFLYETTTSHTNTVAELAAAKRIFGILPENQAQELIQIWEEFEAGESAESKFARAMDRFEPLLQNRSNKGGTWKEFNVPYHKVIEKKSIIKAGSNVLWNTPKSYLTIV, translated from the coding sequence ATGGACTTTGAGCAACTTCAAAAACAAATAGATTTCATACACGAAATTGATAAGGTAAAATACATACAACGTAAGACACGCCTTTTCAATAGTGATCGTGCAGAAAATGACGCGGAGCATAGCTGGCACCTTGCGTTAATGGCTTTGATATTATCAGGGCACCGCAATGAAGATATTGATCTTTTAAAGGTTATAAAGATGTTGTTGATCCATGATCTGGTGGAGATCGATGCCGGTGATATTTTCTTATATGAAACGACAACAAGCCACACAAATACTGTAGCGGAACTAGCAGCGGCTAAACGAATCTTTGGCATTCTGCCAGAGAATCAGGCTCAAGAACTTATTCAGATTTGGGAAGAATTTGAAGCAGGCGAAAGCGCTGAGTCAAAGTTCGCCCGGGCAATGGATCGATTTGAACCACTTTTACAGAATAGGTCGAATAAAGGAGGTACCTGGAAAGAGTTTAACGTGCCTTACCATAAAGTCATTGAGAAAAAAAGCATCATTAAAGCAGGATCTAATGTTTTGTGGAATACGCCAAAAAGCTACTTGACAATTGTGTGA
- a CDS encoding DUF2147 domain-containing protein: MKNLNILTRAFTAISLILLTSCTMGQTQNSKPTESDADKIIGAWRSAARDSEMEIYKSGNLYYAKMLAGWGNDMYESDGKTLAKDNKNPDAKLRNRPLLNLVFITDINYKNGAYTGGKLYLAKDGEMLKCDMKFEGEKLTMKWYSDNQLFGPTKKIWSRIK, translated from the coding sequence ATGAAAAACTTAAATATCCTGACACGAGCTTTTACCGCAATTTCCTTAATTCTATTAACATCATGTACCATGGGACAGACTCAAAATTCCAAACCAACAGAATCAGATGCAGATAAAATAATTGGGGCATGGAGAAGTGCAGCCAGGGATTCTGAAATGGAAATCTACAAATCCGGTAATTTGTATTATGCAAAAATGCTGGCAGGCTGGGGCAACGACATGTACGAATCAGATGGCAAAACACTGGCGAAGGACAACAAAAATCCAGATGCCAAACTGCGGAACCGGCCGCTTTTGAATTTGGTATTTATTACAGATATCAATTATAAAAACGGAGCATATACAGGCGGTAAATTATATCTGGCAAAAGATGGTGAAATGCTAAAATGTGATATGAAATTTGAAGGGGAGAAATTAACCATGAAGTGGTACTCTGACAATCAACTTTTTGGACCGACAAAAAAAATATGGTCGAGAATTAAATAA
- a CDS encoding thioredoxin family protein has protein sequence MKLLILLLAFQLPAVEWLGNIDIAKTEAQKSHKLILVNFAGSDWCIPCIRLRKEILESEKFTSYAADNLVLLRADFPRLKKNRLNKEQTRLNEALADKYNPNGAFPLTLLIDADGKVLKKWDGFPDLSPEQFTAQISAIKDSQSNKH, from the coding sequence ATGAAATTATTGATCCTATTACTCGCGTTTCAACTACCGGCTGTTGAATGGCTGGGCAACATCGACATTGCAAAAACGGAAGCCCAAAAATCTCATAAACTCATCCTGGTTAACTTCGCCGGCTCCGACTGGTGTATCCCCTGTATCCGGCTTAGGAAGGAGATACTTGAATCCGAAAAATTCACTTCCTATGCGGCGGATAACCTGGTTCTGCTCCGTGCTGATTTTCCCAGGTTAAAAAAGAACCGGCTGAACAAAGAACAGACCAGGCTTAACGAGGCCCTGGCAGATAAATATAACCCCAATGGAGCGTTTCCGCTGACATTGCTGATTGATGCTGACGGAAAGGTTCTAAAAAAATGGGATGGTTTTCCCGACTTGTCACCGGAACAGTTCACAGCACAAATCTCAGCCATCAAGGATAGTCAAAGCAACAAACACTAA
- a CDS encoding DUF4266 domain-containing protein: protein MKKLIIKVTAGGLLAFSCASCANVKEYQKNRINDTEMALSNRRTEKNELNFQSYREAGSGANAGKTGGGCGCN, encoded by the coding sequence ATGAAAAAACTCATCATCAAAGTCACTGCCGGCGGTTTGCTGGCGTTTTCCTGCGCTTCCTGTGCGAATGTTAAGGAGTATCAAAAAAACCGGATCAATGATACAGAAATGGCATTAAGCAACCGGAGGACAGAAAAAAACGAACTGAATTTTCAATCCTACCGCGAAGCCGGGTCTGGAGCAAATGCCGGAAAGACCGGTGGCGGCTGCGGCTGTAATTAA
- a CDS encoding DUF3570 domain-containing protein, whose product MKKIYLTALGFAMLCRPDAFAQAGKDNFNYKTPYTIGQSPKQDTSHFNPRKFHLEEIDFVSSYYSQTGIHSPVTGGIGSQEVTDILGGITLNFVRTNRNDNKNTLTLGLGIDYHSSASQAFVSATGASRKTGRRIYPSIDWSVESKKTGNVFGVGAYLSNEYNYKSVGGDVHYALKTDNRNGEFSVKLQGYFDRVTLIYPSEFVPAGTVPPEGSAPGAFGDANNFGTSPRRTYTASFGYSQVINPRLQIAFLADLVRQNGLLSLPFHRVYLSNGQVAMEKLPSSRFKIPLGFRANYFAGDNIILRSYYRYFSDNWGTRAHTANLEVVYKFSPFFSISPFYRYYTQNASKYFAPYAAAAPSQEFYTSNYDYAKLNSHFVGAGLRIAPPNGVLGWKGLHDLELRYGHYSQNTVLVSDVFSINLGFK is encoded by the coding sequence ATGAAAAAAATCTATTTAACCGCTCTCGGCTTTGCTATGCTTTGCCGGCCGGATGCCTTCGCCCAGGCCGGCAAGGATAACTTTAATTATAAAACGCCGTACACCATCGGTCAATCGCCTAAACAGGATACTTCTCATTTCAATCCCCGAAAGTTCCATTTGGAGGAGATCGATTTTGTATCCAGCTATTACAGTCAGACCGGGATTCACTCTCCGGTTACCGGAGGTATCGGCAGCCAGGAAGTGACCGATATTTTGGGCGGCATCACCCTGAATTTTGTCCGCACAAATCGGAATGATAACAAAAATACGTTGACGCTCGGGCTGGGTATTGACTATCATTCATCGGCATCCCAGGCATTCGTTTCTGCCACAGGGGCATCCCGCAAAACCGGCAGGAGAATATATCCGTCGATAGACTGGTCGGTTGAGAGCAAGAAAACAGGGAATGTATTTGGCGTGGGCGCTTATTTGTCTAATGAATATAATTACAAATCAGTAGGTGGAGATGTGCATTATGCACTTAAAACCGACAACAGAAATGGCGAATTCAGTGTAAAATTACAAGGGTATTTCGACAGGGTGACCTTGATCTATCCTTCGGAATTTGTCCCGGCTGGTACTGTACCTCCCGAGGGAAGTGCGCCTGGAGCATTTGGTGACGCCAATAATTTTGGAACATCCCCACGAAGAACCTATACAGCTTCATTCGGCTACAGCCAGGTCATTAACCCAAGGCTACAGATCGCCTTTCTGGCTGACCTCGTTCGTCAAAATGGTTTGTTGAGCCTGCCTTTTCACCGCGTTTACCTTTCCAACGGACAGGTGGCCATGGAAAAGCTGCCCTCATCCAGGTTTAAGATACCGTTAGGTTTCCGGGCGAACTATTTTGCAGGCGACAATATCATTCTTCGTTCCTATTACCGCTATTTTTCGGATAATTGGGGAACAAGGGCACATACCGCTAACCTGGAAGTGGTCTATAAATTTTCGCCGTTCTTTTCCATATCTCCATTTTACCGGTATTACACACAGAATGCCTCGAAGTATTTTGCTCCATATGCCGCAGCTGCTCCTTCCCAGGAATTTTATACCAGTAATTACGATTATGCCAAGCTGAACAGTCATTTTGTGGGGGCCGGTTTAAGGATAGCACCTCCGAATGGTGTGCTTGGCTGGAAGGGTTTGCATGACCTGGAATTGAGGTACGGCCATTATTCCCAAAACACTGTACTGGTATCCGACGTGTTCTCAATCAATCTTGGATTTAAATAG
- a CDS encoding FAD:protein FMN transferase — MADHQTFKQALKLMGNRFELSVVGDNEKRAHEQINAGVDEIRRIEKLLTTFSDDSETNRVNDAAGICPVEVSRETFDLVKRSISISNLTQGAFDITYGSIDKRLWNFDQQMTTLPDEQTAKKMVRLINFRNIVLDDGPCTIFLKEQGMRIGFGGIGKGYAAERAKQIMIAQGVTSGVVNASGDLTAWGLQPDGRKWTIGVVNPDFSDQVFSYLDISGLAVATSGNYEKFITIDGKKYSHTINPRTGLPVTGIKSVTIITSNAELADAMATPVTIMGVYAGLDMVNQMKDIAAIIIDDNDYLYTSNNIRISKPL; from the coding sequence ATGGCCGATCATCAGACCTTTAAGCAAGCCCTGAAACTGATGGGTAACCGATTTGAGCTAAGTGTCGTTGGCGATAACGAAAAACGGGCGCATGAGCAAATAAACGCGGGCGTAGACGAGATCAGGAGGATCGAAAAATTGCTGACCACGTTCAGCGATGACAGTGAGACCAATCGGGTGAATGACGCGGCGGGAATCTGTCCGGTGGAAGTAAGCCGCGAAACTTTTGATCTCGTCAAACGCTCGATCAGCATATCAAATCTTACCCAGGGCGCTTTCGACATTACCTATGGGTCGATAGATAAGCGTTTATGGAATTTTGATCAGCAGATGACCACCTTGCCGGATGAGCAGACCGCTAAAAAAATGGTTCGTCTCATCAACTTTCGGAACATTGTTTTAGATGATGGCCCGTGTACCATCTTTCTAAAAGAGCAGGGCATGCGCATTGGTTTTGGAGGTATTGGTAAGGGCTATGCGGCAGAACGTGCTAAACAAATTATGATAGCACAGGGTGTTACCAGCGGCGTGGTAAACGCTTCAGGTGATCTTACCGCGTGGGGCCTTCAACCAGATGGCAGAAAATGGACCATTGGCGTAGTGAATCCCGATTTCTCTGACCAGGTCTTTTCCTATTTAGATATTTCTGGCCTGGCCGTGGCCACCTCCGGTAATTATGAAAAGTTTATTACCATAGATGGAAAGAAATACTCCCATACAATAAATCCCCGCACCGGCCTGCCGGTGACGGGGATTAAAAGTGTGACCATCATCACCTCCAATGCAGAACTCGCCGATGCTATGGCCACTCCGGTTACGATTATGGGGGTTTATGCCGGGTTGGATATGGTTAACCAAATGAAAGATATCGCAGCAATCATCATCGATGATAATGATTACTTATATACTTCCAATAACATACGCATCAGTAAACCCTTATAG
- a CDS encoding LytR/AlgR family response regulator transcription factor, with translation MNCIIVSENSRERKSLELLIEERPGFKLLTALCSVKEAVAFMKCVVVDLLILDKKSPGTADLVLADSIPAGTLIICTGTLNSYSEHAKLRQLISFPEKFRGIYYRKCMDKGLPDHMANDSQGVLRIDLAGEDFFYALRDISYLKIFFKDITYIEQVGSSAVLHLENEKLITNMNLSHIQTFLPAKFQKISPTHIINIDHTILFDHQTLYVGQQKIRIKGLTTHSCDPGTSEKPSCKTCHRQCHNFSSPVGLKENHHVSLLNK, from the coding sequence ATGAATTGCATTATTGTTTCAGAAAACAGCAGGGAGAGGAAGTCGCTCGAATTGTTAATTGAAGAAAGGCCGGGTTTCAAATTACTCACGGCCCTTTGTAGCGTTAAGGAAGCAGTCGCTTTTATGAAATGCGTGGTCGTGGACTTGCTTATATTAGACAAGAAAAGTCCGGGAACCGCAGACCTTGTACTCGCCGATTCCATTCCTGCAGGTACCTTAATCATCTGTACCGGCACATTGAACAGCTACAGCGAACATGCTAAGTTGAGACAGTTAATATCCTTTCCGGAAAAATTCCGAGGAATATATTATCGAAAGTGCATGGATAAGGGCTTACCTGATCATATGGCAAATGACAGTCAGGGCGTATTAAGAATAGACCTGGCAGGAGAAGATTTTTTTTATGCGTTGAGAGACATTAGTTACCTAAAGATTTTTTTCAAGGATATCACCTACATTGAACAGGTGGGCAGTTCCGCAGTCTTACACCTGGAAAACGAAAAGCTGATAACCAATATGAATCTCAGCCATATCCAAACCTTTCTTCCGGCAAAATTCCAAAAGATAAGCCCTACACATATTATCAATATCGACCATACTATCCTGTTCGATCATCAAACACTATATGTTGGGCAGCAGAAGATCAGGATCAAAGGGTTGACAACACATTCATGTGATCCGGGCACATCCGAAAAACCGTCATGTAAAACCTGTCATCGCCAATGCCACAATTTTTCAAGTCCGGTAGGGTTGAAGGAAAATCACCATGTTTCTTTGTTGAATAAATAA